From a region of the Cucumis sativus cultivar 9930 chromosome 6, Cucumber_9930_V3, whole genome shotgun sequence genome:
- the LOC105435875 gene encoding rho GTPase-activating protein 1 — MTEVVLHSPSHFASSRRRVSSSSSSSSTVTVTCPTPPNDGSLLVNMHSQTPISPSSSSSSVDGDGDVTEIECEVEEVVGKDRFKQRRDQLSLLALVVTLFRKSLIACKSDRRELCAMEIGWPTNVRHVTHVTFDRFNGFLGLPVEFEPEVPRRAPSASTTVFGVSTESMQLSYDSRGNSVPTILILMQHCLYAQGGLQAEGIFRINAENSQEEYVRDQLNQGVVPDDIDVHCLAGLIKAWFRELPAGILDSLSPEEVMECQTEEECADLIRHLPPSEASLLDWAINLMADVVTQEHFNKMNARNIAMVFAPNMTQMADPLTALMYAVQVMNFLRMLILRTLRGREDSILDSAATHLEPPDESGHQSPSQPCLGNTVTVFQVAEQTVPEFFAEPPVLETYSDCNKGARFSDGDVFSLSHVKKLLPNRYRSLRNAHEDKEAVTGNDMKAEVVIQTDLSNVPNLKKETNKLNNQNSVFQVLAPVPVEKRLSNFSCINSWTERIEAWR; from the exons ATGACTGAGGTTGTTCTTCATTCCCCTTCTCATTTTGCTTCATCCCGCAGAagggtttcttcttcttcttcttcgtcttccacGGTTACTGTTACATGTCCAACGCCTCCCAATGATGGATCTCTCCTTGTCAACATGCATTCTCAAACACCCAtttccccttcttcttcttcttcttctgtagATGGGGATGGGGATGTTACCGAGATTGAATGTGAAGTGGAGGAGGTGGTGGGGAAGGACCGGTTTAAGCAAAGAAGAGATCAGCTCTCATTGTTGGCTTTAGTTGTAACCCTTTTCAGGAAATCTTTAATTGCTTGCAAGAGTGATAGAAGAGAGCTATGCGCAATGGAGATCGGTTGGCCGACCAATGTACGCCATGTCACCCATGTTACTTTTGATAGGTTTAATGGATTCTTGGGTTTGCCTGTTGAGTTTGAACCAGAAGTGCCTCGCAGGGCTCCAAGTGCTAG TACCACGGTGTTTGGGGTTTCAACTGAATCCATGCAATTGTCATATGACTCGAGAGGGAATAGCGTGCCAACAATTCTTATACTAATGCAACACTGTCTGTATGCTCAAGGTGGCTTGCAG GCTGAAGGCATTTTCAGAATTAATGCAGAAAACAGTCAAGAGGAGTATGTACGTGATCAGTTAAATCAAGGAGTGGTACCTGACGACATTGATGTACATTGTTTAGCTGGCCTTATCAAG GCTTGGTTCAGAGAACTCCCAGCTGGGATTTTGGATTCTCTGTCGCCCGAGGAGGTCATGGAGTGCCAGACAGAAGAAGAATGTGCTGACCTAATAAGGCATCTACCTCCTAGTGAAGCTTCTCTGCTGGATTGGGCAATCAACCTAATGGCAGATGTTGTCACGCAGgaacatttcaacaaaatgaaTGCTCGCAACATCGCTATGGTTTTTGCACCAAACATGACTCAG ATGGCCGACCCTTTGACGGCATTGATGTATGCTGTTCAAGTTATGAACTTTCTCAGGATGCTGATCTTAAGGACACTCCGAGGAAGGGAAGACTCCATTCTCGACTCTGCTGCTACACATTTAGAGCCGCCTGATGAGAGTGGCCACCAGAGTCCTTCACAGCCCTGCCTTGGAAATACCGTCACTGTATTTCAGGTGGCAGAGCAAACCGTGCCTGAGTTTTTTGCAGAACCGCCTGTTCTAGAAACATATTCCGACTGTAACAAAGGTGCACGTTTTTCTGATGGagatgttttttctttaagccATGTCAAGAAACTGTTACCTAATCGATATAGATCCTTACGGAATGCCCACGAAGACAAAGAAGCTGTTACAGGCAATGACATGAAGGCAGAAGTTGTAATCCAAACTGATCTATCAAATGTTCCAAatctgaaaaaagaaactaacaaACTAAATAACCAGAACTCTGTATTCCAAGTCTTGGCACCGGTACCGGTAGAGAAGCGGCTCAGCAACTTTAGTTGTATAAATTCATGGACAGAGCGAATCGAAGCTTGGCGATAA
- the LOC116404805 gene encoding protein FANTASTIC FOUR 3-like: MAVCKSPQHIFENQFPENQTLLESVMSTWSQNVVNPVNQTQGSSFSEVFGDLYSKDGLSSQLHEPNLLSSSIDSSQMSTNKNQNKKEKKKEEYPFSFPLGNNHYSSCSKIDVGFSLVKSESLQLCTEGLGSESSDDVEENFQVEMIKEEKMVSASVKHVASGTSSGELRRSRTSRQDFPPPLSFIGKSAKTGVRFTSYRQDGRFVLKEIRIPIQEFLQARREDGRLKLQIVQPSDYIVEEDDEEFEEHDADEAENEKIEEEN; this comes from the coding sequence ATGGCTGTCTGTAAAAGCCCCCAACACATCTTTGAAAACCAGTTCCCTGAAAACCAAACCCTTCTTGAGTCAGTCATGTCAACATGGAGCCAGAATGTTGTTAATCCTGTCAATCAAACTCAGGGGTCTTCATTCTCTGAGGTATTTGGTGACCTCTATTCCAAAGACGGTTTGTCTTCACAGTTACACGAGCCAAATTTATTATCTTCTTCCATAGATTCAAGCCAAAtgtcaacaaacaaaaaccagaacaagaaggaaaaaaagaaagaagagtaCCCTTTTTCATTCCCTCTTGGAAACAATCATTATTCCAGCTGCAGCAAGATTGATGTTGGGTTTTCCTTGGTAAAGTCAGAAAGTCTACAACTTTGTACAGAGGGATTGGGGTCAGAAAGTTCAGATGATGTCGAGGAGAACTTTCAAGTTGAGATGatcaaagaagagaaaatggtgAGTGCTTCTGTCAAGCATGTTGCATCTGGGACTTCAAGTGGGGAACTTAGGAGGTCAAGGACGAGTAGACAAGATTTCCCTCCACCTTTATCTTTCATAGGAAAGAGTGCAAAGACAGGAGTTCGCTTCACTTCGTATAGACAAGATGGAAGGTTTGTcttgaaagaaataagaattcCCATTCAGGAATTTCTTCAAGCACGTAGAGAGGATGGACGTTTGAAACTGCAAATTGTTCAACCCAGTGATTATATCGTGGAAGAGGATGATGAAGAATTTGAAGAGCATGATGCTGATGAAGcagagaatgaaaaaattgaagaagaaaactaa